The Nocardioides campestrisoli genome includes a window with the following:
- a CDS encoding OmpA/MotB family protein: MGRPKRELEEEHENHERWLVTYADMVTLLMVLFIVMFAMSQVDEKKFSALKEGLAAGFGQSAVVMDGSESLLDNPGSAAVKTLTPAQYKELSPEQQEAVSRAVAEQERLRTQRRYAEAEAEADRLLELRRRLVRALAAQGLEGDVVTTIDGRGLVVSLVSRHIVFEADRADLTPRGRQVVDALAPVLARAEDPLQIDGHTNQVPVKPRYYDSDWDLSAARAITVLRHLSEGRGIPEERLTASAFGHEKPLMDPEEPGSQRINKRVDIVVLSALPAETRELLEQAAARTAPEGDRT; encoded by the coding sequence ATGGGCCGCCCGAAGCGGGAGCTCGAGGAGGAGCACGAGAACCACGAGCGCTGGCTGGTGACCTACGCCGACATGGTGACCCTGCTGATGGTGCTCTTCATCGTGATGTTCGCGATGAGCCAGGTCGACGAGAAGAAGTTCAGCGCCCTCAAGGAGGGCCTGGCCGCCGGGTTCGGCCAGTCCGCCGTGGTGATGGACGGGTCGGAGTCGCTGCTCGACAACCCCGGCAGCGCCGCGGTCAAGACGCTCACCCCCGCGCAGTACAAGGAGCTGAGCCCCGAGCAGCAGGAGGCGGTCAGCCGCGCGGTGGCCGAGCAGGAGCGGCTGCGGACCCAGCGCCGGTACGCCGAGGCCGAGGCCGAGGCCGACCGGCTGCTGGAGCTGCGACGCCGCCTGGTCCGGGCGCTGGCCGCGCAGGGCCTGGAGGGCGACGTGGTCACCACCATCGACGGGCGCGGACTGGTGGTCAGCCTCGTGTCCCGGCACATCGTCTTCGAGGCCGACCGGGCCGACCTGACCCCGCGCGGCCGCCAGGTGGTCGACGCCCTGGCACCGGTGCTGGCCCGCGCCGAGGACCCGCTGCAGATCGACGGGCACACCAACCAGGTGCCGGTGAAGCCGCGGTACTACGACTCCGACTGGGACCTGTCGGCCGCCCGCGCCATCACCGTGCTCCGCCACCTGAGCGAGGGGCGCGGGATCCCCGAGGAGCGCCTCACCGCCTCCGCGTTCGGGCACGAGAAGCCGCTGATGGACCCCGAGGAGCCCGGGTCCCAGCGGATCAACAAGAGGGTCGACATCGTGGTGCTCTCCGCGCTGCCGGCCGAGACCCGCGAGCTGCTCGAGCAGGCCGCAGCCCGTACCGCCCCCGAAGGAGACAGGACATGA
- a CDS encoding flagellar basal body-associated FliL family protein, whose protein sequence is MTVTAMPPAPASQAPAAPEEPEKKSRKKLLLVLVLVLAVGGAGWFFFLKPSGPSEPVPGEVMALESMQLNLAGGHYLRLGLALQLEEGAHEVDGSKAMDAAISIFSGLEMSALVRGEQREELRGQLLEKLDHAYHGEVLEVYYTEFVTQ, encoded by the coding sequence ATGACCGTCACCGCGATGCCGCCGGCCCCCGCCAGCCAGGCTCCCGCCGCCCCGGAGGAGCCGGAGAAGAAGAGCAGGAAGAAGCTGCTCCTCGTGCTGGTGCTGGTGCTGGCCGTGGGCGGGGCGGGCTGGTTCTTCTTCCTCAAGCCCTCGGGCCCCTCCGAGCCGGTGCCGGGCGAGGTGATGGCGCTGGAGTCGATGCAGCTCAACCTGGCCGGCGGCCACTACCTGCGCCTGGGCCTCGCGCTGCAGCTGGAGGAGGGCGCCCACGAGGTCGACGGCAGCAAGGCGATGGACGCGGCGATCAGCATCTTCAGCGGCCTGGAGATGTCCGCGCTGGTCCGCGGCGAGCAGCGCGAGGAGCTGCGCGGCCAGCTGCTGGAGAAGCTCGACCACGCGTACCACGGCGAGGTGCTGGAGGTGTACTACACCGAGTTCGTCACCCAGTGA
- a CDS encoding flagellar motor switch protein FliM produces the protein MTPSAASAAPPSGTSGVRARRRNRTSVPVAYDFRRPIQLSREHSRILQLGFDSFARQATTVFTSWLRTVCSVQLLSIQQLSYDEYIDSLHAPTYMIKLTAEPMNGLGMLELPLPGAMACIDHMLGGPGGPAQPVRPLTEIESGVIRGLTDRLLSEMRYGLAAIADFELLPAGIEYSPQFAQIAGAADVMVVVELEVRIGEGVHKMTLCLPFNGLLPHLTKAAAPAPVSEREQVKRQEAASLLQRRFADVPVEASVRLRPTSLHPAALGQLKPGDVIRLAHPASAPLDVCVDDTTFAHATAGAKGPRLAALIVGNPKENA, from the coding sequence GTGACCCCTTCTGCCGCCTCGGCCGCGCCCCCCAGCGGGACGTCGGGCGTCCGCGCGCGCCGTCGCAACCGCACCAGCGTGCCGGTGGCCTACGACTTCCGCCGGCCGATCCAGCTCAGCCGGGAGCACTCCCGCATCCTCCAGCTGGGCTTCGACTCCTTCGCGCGGCAGGCGACCACCGTCTTCACCTCCTGGCTGCGCACCGTCTGCTCGGTGCAGCTGCTCTCCATCCAGCAGCTCAGCTACGACGAGTACATCGACTCGCTGCACGCCCCGACGTACATGATCAAGCTGACCGCCGAGCCGATGAACGGGCTCGGCATGCTCGAGCTGCCGTTGCCCGGCGCGATGGCCTGCATCGACCACATGCTCGGCGGACCGGGGGGGCCGGCCCAGCCGGTGCGCCCGCTCACCGAGATCGAGTCCGGCGTGATCCGCGGACTGACCGACCGGCTGCTCAGCGAGATGCGCTACGGCCTGGCCGCCATCGCCGACTTCGAGCTGCTCCCCGCCGGCATCGAGTACAGCCCCCAGTTCGCCCAGATCGCCGGGGCCGCCGACGTGATGGTGGTCGTCGAGCTCGAGGTGCGGATCGGCGAGGGCGTGCACAAGATGACGCTCTGCCTGCCGTTCAACGGCCTGCTGCCGCACCTGACCAAGGCCGCTGCGCCGGCGCCGGTCTCCGAGCGCGAGCAGGTCAAGCGCCAGGAGGCGGCCTCGCTGCTCCAGCGGCGCTTCGCCGACGTGCCCGTCGAGGCGTCGGTCCGGCTGCGCCCGACCTCGCTGCACCCGGCCGCCCTCGGGCAGCTCAAGCCCGGGGACGTGATCCGGCTCGCGCACCCGGCGTCCGCACCGCTGGACGTCTGCGTCGACGACACCACGTTCGCCCACGCCACCGCCGGGGCCAAGGGCCCCCGGCTCGCCGCCCTCATCGTGGGCAACCCCAAGGAGAACGCATGA
- the fliN gene encoding flagellar motor switch protein FliN, with the protein MTTAHTPDPTLALAAATAAAGVLPSVTPLSAVATQPGNEHVTNAFAGAAIASLEGSDGRTHRAAVLVGNEFVRALAESPLGGLDLPAATQPALDALAAALGCTARAATAVELAMVPADLGGPFTAVPLVGQGIEAAVLIGDSALVTAVAAVPSTAEPTAVFAPAGTPLGDPLSGPLSYGAPTPVPSFDAAPRPALASQRGIEMLAGVDMEVTVELGRTRMAVRDLLALAPGAVLELDRAADGPADLLVNGRLIARGEVVVIDEDFGLRITEIVDDAGA; encoded by the coding sequence ATGACCACCGCCCACACCCCGGACCCGACGCTGGCCCTCGCGGCCGCCACCGCGGCCGCCGGGGTGCTGCCCTCGGTGACCCCGCTCAGCGCGGTGGCCACCCAGCCCGGCAACGAGCACGTCACCAACGCCTTCGCCGGGGCGGCGATCGCCAGCCTCGAAGGGTCGGACGGCCGGACGCACCGGGCCGCGGTGCTGGTCGGCAACGAGTTCGTCCGGGCGCTGGCCGAGAGCCCGCTCGGAGGTCTCGACCTCCCCGCCGCGACCCAGCCCGCGCTGGACGCGCTCGCCGCCGCCCTGGGCTGCACGGCGCGCGCCGCCACCGCGGTCGAGCTGGCTATGGTCCCGGCCGACCTCGGCGGCCCGTTCACCGCGGTCCCGCTCGTCGGCCAGGGGATCGAGGCGGCCGTGCTCATCGGCGACTCGGCGCTGGTGACCGCCGTGGCGGCGGTGCCCAGCACCGCGGAGCCGACCGCCGTCTTCGCCCCGGCCGGGACGCCCCTCGGCGACCCGCTCAGCGGTCCCCTCTCGTACGGCGCCCCCACGCCGGTCCCGTCCTTCGACGCCGCGCCTCGCCCCGCCCTGGCCTCCCAGCGCGGCATCGAGATGCTGGCCGGCGTCGACATGGAGGTGACCGTCGAGCTCGGCCGCACCCGGATGGCGGTCCGCGACCTGCTGGCGCTGGCGCCGGGCGCCGTGCTCGAGCTGGACCGCGCCGCAGACGGCCCGGCCGACCTGCTTGTCAACGGGCGGCTGATCGCCCGGGGCGAGGTGGTGGTGATCGACGAGGACTTCGGGCTGAGGATCACCGAGATCGTCGACGACGCGGGCGCCTGA
- a CDS encoding flagellar biosynthetic protein FliO, producing MLELALRLVFSLAVVLGLLLLLARFGARRFKGGAGSLVQVVHRQPLTRGSSVAVVTVGSRVLVLGTTEQQVTLLTELDPEELLDDEAMAEGVLPVDPPAEAPRFAPETPPLSGHLGGPLSGSVLSRQTWRQALTALRRDRSGDRDDDPGVPGRHRP from the coding sequence GTGCTCGAGCTCGCCCTCCGGCTGGTCTTCTCGCTGGCCGTCGTCCTCGGCCTGCTCCTGCTGCTGGCCCGCTTCGGCGCACGCCGGTTCAAGGGCGGCGCGGGCTCCCTGGTGCAGGTCGTGCACCGCCAGCCCCTGACCCGGGGCTCGTCGGTCGCCGTGGTCACCGTCGGCAGCCGGGTCCTGGTGCTCGGCACGACCGAGCAGCAGGTCACCCTGCTGACCGAGCTCGACCCCGAGGAGCTCCTGGACGACGAGGCGATGGCCGAGGGCGTCCTGCCCGTGGACCCGCCGGCCGAGGCGCCCCGGTTCGCCCCGGAGACGCCGCCGCTGAGCGGGCACCTGGGTGGTCCGCTCTCCGGCTCCGTGCTGTCGCGTCAGACCTGGCGCCAGGCGCTCACCGCCCTGCGTCGCGACCGCTCCGGCGACCGGGACGACGACCCGGGCGTCCCCGGCAGGCACCGCCCATGA
- the fliP gene encoding flagellar type III secretion system pore protein FliP (The bacterial flagellar biogenesis protein FliP forms a type III secretion system (T3SS)-type pore required for flagellar assembly.) produces MRLLSRLAAALLAAVLLLLLLGAVGGAASADVALSPVGPGGPEGPSGPESSVTIELDGLTETPSNSVVVIVALTLLSLLPAILLTCTSFTKILVVLGLTRNALGLQQTPNNQVLAGLALFLSLFIMGPVLSDINDVGLQPYLDGDKTAAAAFEDGLEPLRGFMLDQTGDEELTLLTNVAGRDLPEDREDVATTTLVPAFVLSELKQAFIIGFIIFIPFLVIDIVVSGALMALGMMMMPPVMVSLPFKLLLFVLVDGWGLVITSLVSSYGGPG; encoded by the coding sequence ATGAGGCTGCTCTCGCGGCTGGCCGCCGCTCTCCTGGCCGCCGTGCTCCTGCTCCTCCTGCTCGGCGCCGTGGGCGGGGCCGCTTCCGCCGACGTTGCGCTCTCACCTGTCGGCCCCGGAGGTCCCGAGGGGCCGTCGGGCCCCGAGAGCTCGGTGACCATCGAGCTCGACGGGCTGACCGAGACACCCAGCAACTCCGTCGTGGTGATCGTCGCCCTCACGCTGCTCTCGCTGCTGCCGGCGATCCTGCTCACCTGCACCAGCTTCACCAAGATCCTGGTGGTGCTGGGCCTGACCCGCAACGCGCTGGGGCTCCAGCAGACGCCGAACAACCAGGTGCTCGCCGGGCTCGCGCTCTTCCTCAGCCTGTTCATCATGGGCCCGGTCCTCTCCGACATCAACGACGTCGGGCTCCAGCCCTACCTGGACGGGGACAAGACCGCCGCGGCGGCCTTCGAGGACGGTCTGGAGCCGCTGCGCGGCTTCATGCTCGACCAGACCGGCGACGAGGAGCTGACCCTGCTGACCAACGTCGCCGGGCGCGACCTGCCCGAGGACCGCGAGGACGTCGCGACCACCACCCTGGTGCCGGCCTTCGTGCTCAGCGAGCTCAAGCAGGCCTTCATCATCGGCTTCATCATCTTCATCCCGTTCCTGGTGATCGACATCGTGGTCAGCGGCGCGCTGATGGCGCTCGGCATGATGATGATGCCGCCGGTGATGGTCTCGTTGCCGTTCAAGCTGCTGCTCTTCGTCCTGGTCGACGGGTGGGGACTGGTGATCACCTCACTGGTCTCCAGCTACGGAGGGCCAGGATGA
- a CDS encoding flagellar biosynthetic protein FliQ, which produces MTDTVVIEIALRTMVVALKLSAPILVTSLVIGFAISLFQSMTQIQEFTLSFVPKLVGVGVALLVSGNWMLHTLVTFTLDLFEALPSMLS; this is translated from the coding sequence ATGACCGACACCGTCGTCATCGAGATCGCGCTGCGCACCATGGTGGTCGCGCTCAAGCTCTCCGCGCCCATCCTGGTCACCTCGCTGGTGATCGGCTTCGCCATCTCGCTGTTCCAGTCGATGACCCAGATCCAGGAGTTCACGCTCTCCTTCGTGCCCAAGCTGGTCGGGGTCGGGGTCGCGCTGCTGGTCAGCGGCAACTGGATGCTGCACACGCTCGTCACCTTCACCCTCGACCTCTTCGAGGCGCTGCCCTCGATGCTCTCCTAG
- a CDS encoding flagellar biosynthetic protein FliR has protein sequence MTLTIAGQELIAYLLASLRIGAWLAVVPPFSSRSVPSMAKVVLALGLAFLVAPGLAGQVGTDTWDLVVVAVTQVLVGVSMGFVTFLLFQAVSAAGALVDVFGGFALAQGFDPLGMNMNTVFGKFHSMLATMLLFATSGHLLVIGGLLSTFELLPLGSTPDTEGAPGLLTTAFGMFFVTAVQIALPMIAVLFVADLGLALLTKVAPQLNAINVMFPAKIGLTLLLLGLSFPVLPEAMERLVALANDAMATIAGGG, from the coding sequence GTGACCCTCACCATCGCCGGCCAGGAGCTGATCGCCTACCTGCTCGCCTCGCTCCGGATCGGCGCCTGGCTCGCGGTGGTGCCGCCGTTCTCCTCGCGCTCGGTGCCGTCGATGGCGAAGGTGGTGCTCGCCCTGGGGCTCGCCTTCCTGGTGGCGCCGGGCCTGGCCGGGCAGGTGGGGACCGACACCTGGGACCTGGTGGTGGTGGCGGTGACCCAGGTCCTGGTCGGGGTGTCGATGGGCTTCGTCACCTTCCTGCTCTTCCAGGCGGTCTCGGCCGCCGGTGCCCTGGTCGACGTCTTCGGCGGATTCGCGCTCGCCCAGGGGTTCGACCCGCTGGGGATGAACATGAACACCGTCTTCGGCAAGTTCCACTCGATGCTGGCCACGATGCTGCTCTTCGCCACCTCCGGGCACCTGCTGGTGATCGGCGGCCTGCTCTCGACGTTCGAGCTGCTCCCCCTGGGCAGCACCCCCGACACCGAGGGCGCCCCCGGCCTGCTGACCACGGCGTTCGGGATGTTCTTCGTGACCGCGGTGCAGATCGCCCTGCCGATGATCGCGGTCCTCTTCGTCGCCGACCTCGGCCTGGCGCTGCTCACCAAGGTGGCGCCCCAGCTCAACGCGATCAACGTGATGTTCCCGGCCAAGATCGGCCTCACCCTGCTCCTGCTGGGCCTCTCCTTCCCGGTGCTGCCCGAGGCGATGGAGCGGCTGGTCGCCCTCGCCAACGACGCCATGGCCACGATCGCGGGCGGGGGGTGA
- a CDS encoding EscU/YscU/HrcU family type III secretion system export apparatus switch protein → MSQGEEKTEKPTARKKKENRKEGQVPRTQELGGWASMLAVGLALPLLLGAEMRSLEKLLVSSLRAVEDPDPAVAMELLSGGLWHVAVALLALASGVMVIGVAGALAQGGFYLATKAVKPKLSKLNPIQGAKRVFGPQALWEGAKMLIKSSVVALFAYSVIRTMMPLLGGLVPIPVVLDVISQEALGLIRNVAVAGLVMAVADYAFQRRKIGKQTRMTKQEVKQEHKNTEGDPLVKSAIRSRQMAASRNRMMADVPTADVVLVNPTHVAVALRYQPERGAPVVVARGAGAVAARIREEATAHRVPLVRDVALARALHRSTQVGQEIPAELFAAVAQVLAFVISRRTRGHHGGEHRSPRHEADLPPVLAAGRRRKSSAPVVDGR, encoded by the coding sequence GTGAGCCAGGGCGAGGAGAAGACCGAGAAACCCACCGCGCGGAAGAAGAAGGAGAACCGCAAGGAGGGCCAGGTCCCGCGCACCCAGGAGCTGGGCGGCTGGGCCTCGATGCTCGCCGTGGGGCTCGCGCTCCCGCTGCTGCTCGGCGCGGAGATGCGCTCGCTGGAGAAGCTGCTGGTCAGCTCCCTGCGGGCGGTGGAGGACCCCGATCCCGCGGTGGCGATGGAGCTGCTGAGCGGCGGGCTGTGGCACGTCGCGGTGGCGCTGCTGGCCCTGGCCTCCGGGGTGATGGTGATCGGGGTCGCCGGCGCACTGGCCCAGGGCGGCTTCTACCTGGCCACCAAGGCGGTCAAGCCGAAGCTGTCCAAGCTCAACCCGATCCAGGGCGCCAAGCGGGTCTTCGGGCCGCAGGCGCTGTGGGAGGGGGCCAAGATGCTGATCAAGAGCTCGGTGGTCGCCCTGTTCGCCTACTCGGTGATCCGCACGATGATGCCGCTGCTCGGCGGCCTGGTGCCGATCCCGGTGGTGCTCGACGTGATCTCCCAGGAGGCGCTGGGCCTGATCCGCAACGTGGCCGTGGCCGGCCTGGTGATGGCCGTGGCCGACTACGCCTTCCAGCGCCGCAAGATCGGCAAGCAGACCCGGATGACCAAGCAGGAGGTCAAGCAGGAGCACAAGAACACCGAGGGGGACCCGCTGGTCAAGAGCGCCATCCGGTCGCGCCAGATGGCCGCCTCGCGCAACCGGATGATGGCCGACGTGCCGACCGCCGACGTCGTCCTGGTCAACCCCACGCACGTGGCGGTGGCCCTGCGCTACCAGCCCGAGCGCGGCGCGCCGGTGGTGGTCGCCCGCGGCGCCGGCGCGGTCGCGGCCAGGATCCGCGAGGAGGCGACCGCCCACCGGGTGCCGCTGGTCCGCGACGTCGCCCTGGCCCGGGCGCTGCACCGGTCGACGCAGGTCGGGCAGGAGATCCCGGCCGAGCTCTTCGCCGCGGTGGCCCAGGTGCTGGCGTTCGTGATCAGCCGTCGTACCCGCGGGCACCACGGCGGAGAGCACCGCAGCCCCCGGCACGAGGCGGACCTGCCGCCGGTGCTGGCTGCGGGTCGTCGGCGAAAGTCCTCAGCACCGGTCGTCGACGGCCGATAG